The Candida orthopsilosis Co 90-125, chromosome 7 draft sequence genome has a window encoding:
- a CDS encoding Pdi1 protein disulfide-isomerase, with protein MQFWKYSTSALATLLAVVSITNASGPADGEAIADPNSAVVKLTTDNFATFLEENPLVLTEFFAPWCGYCKMLGPEFSKAADTLNESHPNIKLAQVDCTEDQDLCAEHEIRGYPTLKIIRDGESKSAEDYQGPREHQGIVDYMIKQSLPAVQVPTSWEDLEKLVKEQTKPYILKVNGAADDIFEKIANAKRNDFTFIDVGKDHLKQLGKVINQDLKKASYLVVHPGEVVDAIKFDGKADLEKLNEFISVETLPYFGEISRDTYMAYMSSSLPIAYYFYKTPEQRESITADLSKLGKKYRGKLNIVGLDANLYGRHAEAISMDPEIVPLFAIQQVAENKKYGVNQAEHPEGPSFKVIEKFVADFFDNKLEPIVKSEPLPTEEERAANPVVKLVAHNYDEILKNTDKDVFVKYYAPWCGHCKKLAPTWEELAEIFGSNKDDSQVVIADLDHTANDVDVPYEIKGYPTLLLYPANGEIDEKTGLRTPIVFEGQRELNALLDFVKEKGALGVDGSSLQEKLKEAKEAAGDAAEEVKEKIAEEEEKVEHDEL; from the coding sequence ATGCAATTCTGGAAATACTCAACTAGTGCATTGGCTACTCTTCTTGCCGTTGTGTCAATCACCAATGCTAGTGGCCCAGCTGATGGCGAAGCCATTGCTGATCCAAACTCCGCCGTTGTCAAATTGACTACCGATAACTTTGCCACATTCCTTGAAGAAAATCCATTGGTTTTAACTGAGTTTTTTGCCCCATGGTGTGGATACTGTAAAATGTTGGGACCAGAATTTTCCAAAGCTGCTGACACTTTGAATGAATCACATCCTAATATCAAGTTGGCTCAAGTTGATTGTACTGAAGATCAAGACTTGTGTGCTGAACACGAAATTAGAGGATACCCAACATTGAAGATTATTAGAGATGGTGAATCAAAATCTGCTGAAGATTACCAAGGTCCAAGAGAACATCAAGGTATCGTTGATTACATGATCAAACAATCATTGCCTGCTGTCCAAGTTCCAACCTCATGGGAAGACttggaaaaattggttAAGGAACAAACTAAGCCATACATTTTGAAAGTCAATGGCGCTGCTGATGATATTTTCGAAAAGATCGCCAATGCCAAGAGAAATGATTTCACATTTATTGATGTTGGTAAAGATCACTTGAAGCAATTGGGTAAAGTAATAAaccaagatttgaaaaaagcTTCTTACTTGGTTGTTCATCCAggtgaagttgttgatgctatcaaatttgatggtAAAGCcgatttggagaaattaaATGAATTTATCTCAGTTGAAACTTTGCCATACTTTGGTGAAATCAGTAGAGATACTTATATGGCTTACATGTCGTCTTCTTTGCCAATTGCTTATTACTTTTACAAGACCCCAGAACAAAGAGAATCCATTACTGCTGATTTGAGCAAGTTGGGTAAGAAATACAGGGGCAAATTAAACATTGTTGGTTTGGATGCCAACTTGTATGGAAGACACGCTGAAGCCATTTCAATGGATCCTGAAATTGTTCCATTGTTCGctattcaacaagttgCTGAAAACAAGAAGTATGGTGTTAACCAAGCCGAACACCCAGAAGGTCCTTCATTCAAGGttattgagaaatttgTAGCCGATTTTTTTGACAACAAGTTGGAACCAATTGTTAAATCGGAACCATTACCtactgaagaagaaagagcGGCTAATCCTGTTGTTAAGTTAGTTGCTCACAACTATGAtgagattttgaaaaataccGATAAGGATGTCTTTGTTAAATATTATGCACCATGGTGTGGTCACTGTAAGAAATTGGCACCAACTTGGGAAGAATTGGCTGAAATTTTCGGATCAAACAAAGACGATTCACAAGTTGTAATTGCCGACTTGGATCACACTGcaaatgatgttgatgttcCATATGAAATTAAAGGATACCCAaccttgttgttgtacCCAGCCAATGGTGAAATCGATGAGAAGACTGGTTTGAGAACcccaattgtttttgaaggTCAAAGAGAATTGAATGCTTTGCTTGATTTTGTCAAGGAAAAGGGTGCTTTGGGTGTTGATGGCTCTTCATTGcaagaaaagttgaaagaagcTAAAGAAGCTGCTGGAGATGCTGCTGAAGAAgttaaagaaaagattgcagaggaagaggaaaaggTTGAGCATGATGAATTGTAA
- a CDS encoding Zcf29 predicted zinc-finger protein, which translates to MGKLRARVSKVCDFCKKRKVKCDLGNPCSTCIKYKRSPCVYSELLGNEDITDDEPRRKYTSTQKNDSVKDGRFNNPNSLFSPKSASLDGPVSANGFMSKPLTPDGASIDTVHDELSFLKSKLQSLEQQLNTQQQPHKSSEGRASVQSQSQSSLSQQSPLSLDPLKQTPDGKTYTYSPTNPSLSSIDPMDLYGLNPIESENEWINFITGYNPIQNREPVSRKHYGPLSWVTLLKIDNAVAAIWTQMEHIKKQYKVRAGTHFIPPGDNPTQVEKDFSEKAYKDDGEHDVKLFRETEVKAGSKKVVTQEQLNEKAKSLGLSFYKGGLDEELELVEKIRLVLPKQNVIWKLYKRFFTHLYLAIPLIDETAMKEQIQRLIGPEGYQDINVTVKVEKKLDFAYLGLLLIMMRFSYVSLFSHDSTINEINFQTNNPEPKAQQIKFLLNNPIDIDVIDVAQLCLNQFDMMRCANMAIMQLALMTRLYHMYAPELGDGVDGGDAIVFNATLIQMARSLGLHRDPDLFPETFKDLRQNNLARKIWYYVLILDFNNAMNEGATVSASFNSFDTKTPLYVPGCENVEDAEIEKIACSCYPSFDYVYEPMSEMFASVFKVRGEVNMADLMKRMNFMESHFKEQYGLVPQMYTTVCDGSNDAMPNTLKLKIYFTGTFLVASMHFHIFNYYERKRNINLSYYYIKKIMSIIVHEVMPCFIECIRHKKNVFRNSTDMIASPSFITVAHKSLIMLFSFHLRLKYWIHDLQKRYDHSTKMRSYDLADHAYKTNFQKLVHLADLVDKCMGHFRDGVARLSQRYYYAWRVTKAQNFLKQSLSDKFFETYSPTFTTQPFSSEMLSQLEQLFEVSLSKVEQSKNQHKMEKRRKLNDSKAQAKQQDDDVSMEEELENNVNSFINGNVSLRKHENSVSSTGSTTSDSEYKPNDQVDTIWLQMMNMKNNEDPISRINDPAMNLMYSATPPFLSQMDGDNSGGVPFSPGVLGGLGGTSFSSTGVSVGAGGQGGATGGYNSFELNHGEMFENFPIDELFKDFL; encoded by the coding sequence ATGGGAAAGTTACGGGCGAGGGTGTCCAAAGTTTGTGacttttgcaaaaagagaaaagtcAAGTGTGATTTGGGAAATCCTTGTTCCACGTGTATCAAATACAAGAGGAGTCCTTGTGTTTACTCGGAACTATTGGGGAATGAAGATATTACAGATGATGAACCACGAAGGAAGTATACATCTACACAAAAGAATGACAGCGTCAAAGACGGAAGATTCAATAACCCTAATTCTCTATTCTCACCAAAATCAGCTTCCCTTGATGGACCGGTGCTGGCAAATGGTTTTATGTCCAAGCCATTGACACCAGATGGTGCAAGTATAGATACTGTACACGATGAGTTGTCGTTTCTCAAACTGAAACTACAGTCTTTGGAACAGCAATTGAatactcaacaacaaccacataAATCATCAGAAGGAAGGGCCTCGGTGCAACTGCAACTGCaactgctgttgctgcAACAACTGCCATTACTGCTAGACCCACTCAAACAAACTCCTGATGGTAAAACTTACACATATTCACCAACCAATCCCAGTTTGTCGCTGATTGATCCAATGGATCTATATGGCCTCAATCCTATAGAATCTGAGAACGAATGGATCAACTTTATAACCGGTTACAATCCAATACAGAATAGAGAGCCAGTCAGTAGAAAACATTATGGTCCTTTATCGTGGGTTACGTTGTtaaaaattgacaatgcAGTGGCTGCTATTTGGACACAGATGGAGCATATaaagaaacaatacaaaGTACGTGCTGGCACCCATTTCATTCCCCCAGGTGACAACCCAacacaagttgaaaaagactTTTCTGAAAAGGCATATAAAGACGATGGTGAACATGACGTGAAGTTGTTCAGAGAAACCGAAGTCAAAGCCGGTTCCAAAAAAGTCGTGACCCAAGAACAGTTGAATGAAAAGGCCAAGTCATTGGGCTTGTCATTTTACAAAGGCGGATTGGATGAGGAGTTGGAATTGGTGGAAAAGATTAGATTGGTATTgccaaaacaaaatgtcATATGGAAATTGTACAAGAGGTTTTTTACACATTTATATCTTGCCATACCATTAATAGATGAAACTGCTATGAAGGAACAAATACAAAGGCTTATTGGTCCAGAAGGCTACCAGGATATTAATGTCACTGTAAAGgttgaaaagaagttggatTTTGCTTACTTGGGATTGCtattgattatgatgagGTTTAGCTACGTGTCGCTCTTCTCACACGACTCGACAATTAACGAAATCAACtttcaaacaaacaacCCTGAGCCAAAAGCTCAGCAgatcaaatttttattgaacaatccaattgacattgatgTTATTGACGTTGCACAATTATGTTTAAACCAATTTGATATGATGAGGTGCGCCAACATGGCGATTATGCAATTGGCACTAATGACGAGACTTTACCACATGTACGCTCCTGAGCTAGgtgatggtgttgatggtggtgatgcAATAGTATTCAACGCCacattgattcaaatggCAAGGTCGCTAGGTCTTCATCGTGATCCTGATTTATTCCCTGAGACGTTCAAGGATCTAAGACAAAACAACTTGGCAAGGAAGATTTGGTATTACGTGTTGATTTTAGATTTCAATAATGCAATGAATGAAGGAGCCACTGTATCGGCATCTTTTAATTCCTTTGACACCAAAACACCACTCTATGTTCCGGGTTGTGAGaatgttgaagatgctgaaattgaaaagattgcATGCTCTTGCTATCCCAGTTTTGACTATGTTTACGAACCAATGAGTGAGATGTTTGCTTCGGTATTTAAAGTTAGAGGTGAAGTTAATATGGCagatttgatgaaaaggatGAATTTCATGGAGTCCCATTTCAAAGAACAATACGGTCTTGTGCCACAGATGTATACTACTGTTTGCGATGGTTCTAATGATGCAATGCCAAACACTCTCAAGTTGAAGATCTACTTCACTGGTACATTCCTTGTTGCTTCAATGCACTTTCACATATTCAACTACTACGAGAGGAAGAGAAACATAAACTTGTCATACTACTATATCAAAAAGATTATGCTGATTATTGTGCATGAAGTTATGCCTTGCTTTATTGAATGTATTCGTCACAAGAAAAACGTGTTTAGAAACTCAACCGATATGATTGCTAGCCCAAGCTTTATTACTGTTGCTCATAAATCGTTGATAATGTTGTTTTCATTCCATCTCAGGCTTAAATACTGGATCCatgatttacaaaagagATACGACCACAGTACGAAAATGAGACTGTATGACCTTGCTGACCATGCTTACAAGACCAATTTCCAGAAATTAGTACACTTGGCTGATTTGGTGGATAAATGCATGGGTCATTTCCGCGATGGGGTTGCTCGGTTATCACAAAGGTACTACTATGCGTGGCGAGTGACAAAGGCGCAAAATTTCCTTAAGCAACTGTTGAGCGACAAATTCTTTGAAACATACCTGCCAACGTTCACTACCCAACCATTTAGTTCTGAGATGTTAAGTCAATTGGAGCAACTCTTCGAAGTGTCGTTAAGTAAAGTTGAGCAAAGCAAGAACCAACACAAGATGGAAAAGAGACgcaaattgaatgattcCAAAGCGCAAgcaaaacaacaagatgatgatgtttcAATGGAGGAAGAGTTGGAAAATAATGTCAAttcattcatcaatggtAATGTCAGTTTGAGAAAACATGAAAATTCGGTAAGTTCGACAGGATCAACTACATCTGATAGTGAATATAAACCAAATGATCAGGTCGATACcatttggttgcaaatgaTGAACATGAAGAATAACGAGGATCCAATAAGCAGAATAAATGATCCAGCAATGAACCTAATGTATAGTGCTACGCCTCCTTTCCTCAGTCAAATGGATGGTGATAATTCTGGTGGTGTTCCTTTTAGTCCTGGAGTTCTTGGAGGACTTGGTGGTACCAGTTTTAGCTCTACTGGAGTTTCAGTTGGTGCTGGTGGTCAAGGAGGAGCAACTGGAGGATAtaattcatttgaattgaacCATGGTGAGatgtttgaaaatttccCTATTGATGaacttttcaaagatttccTTTAA
- a CDS encoding pyridoxamine 5'-phosphate oxidase, with protein MVQFNFQAPWVPILNNCISNELVATNNNPPFTTFQLATIDPKTGYPQNRTLIYRGWLFNNKSSNVITFTTDRRMEKYQELLHNDKVEAVFWFSHIRKQIRFRGKVRLLDSEHQPSIDLNHINSGEVTPIELDSNEDGSRARVQKQPLQTSLLSPSFAEKDNTQEDITIGQYAPPTKEEWQQELDRQWNELSKALKTSFRKPEPKSPMTEEKAKLISKIQRGVDGKKEEDGYKNFAVGTIFVNYVDYYEQDKDKRFVYELDDESHTWTEEEVCP; from the coding sequence ATGGTTCAGTTCAATTTTCAAGCGCCATGGGTACCAatactcaacaattgcattaGTAATGAACTAGTAGCAACTAATAACAATCCACCATTTACCACTTTCCAATTGGCAACTATAGATCCAAAGACTGGATATCCACAAAATAGGACATTAATATACCGAGGTTGGCTATTTAATAATAAATCTTCCAACGTAATTACATTCACCACAGACAGGAGAATGGAAAAGTATCAAGAGTTGTTGCATaatgataaagttgaagcGGTTTTTTGGTTTAGTCATATTCGAAAACAAATTAGATTCAGGGGGAAAGTGAGATTACTTGACTCTGAGCATCAGCCTAGTATCGATTTAAACCATATAAATAGCGGTGAAGTAACACCAATTGAATTAGACTCCAATGAAGACGGCTCTAGAGCTCGTGTTCAAAAGCAACCGCTTCAAACCTCGTTATTATCTCCTTCATTTGCTGAAAAGGATAATACACAGGAAGACATAACTATAGGTCAATACGCCCCACCAACCAAAGAAGAATGGCAACAGGAATTAGACAGGCAGTGGAATGAATTGTCCAAAGCGTTGAAAACTTCGTTCAGGAAGCCAGAACCAAAATCGCCAATGACGGAAGAAAAAGCCAAATTGATTAGTAAGATACAGAGAGGTGTTGATGGGAAAAAGGAAGAGGATGGGTACAAGAATTTTGCCGTAGGGACAATCTTTGTCAACTATGTCGATTATTATGAACAAGATAAGGATAAGAGGTTTGTTTATGAGTTGGACGACGAAAGCCATACTTGGACCGAAGAAGAAGTATGTCCGTGA
- a CDS encoding Hho1 histone H1 (2 introns; similar to C. parapsilosis CPAR2_704160 and C. albicans HHO1), with protein MATAATATSASNSKPYRVMIKEAISNLKERNGSSRQALKKYVQSNNDIKAANFDSLFNSALKKGVDVGEFLQPKGPSGPVKLNKKATAIKETKAKKEVKKPAKKPSATAAPKKVTKKTPAKATTTKKTTTKKAATAKPAAAKKTAAKKAAAPKKAKVAKK; from the exons atggcTACCGCAGCAACCGCAACTTCAGCTTCAAACTCAAAGCCTTACAGAG TTATGATCAAGGAGGCTATCTCCAATTTAAAGGAAAGAAATGGATCATC CCGTCAAGCACTTAAAAAGTACGTTCAAAGCAACAATGACATCAAGGCAGCTAATTTCGACTCCTTATTCAACAGCGCTTTGAAGAAAGGCGTTGACGTTGGTGaatttcttcaaccaaAAGGACCTTCAGGGCCGGttaaattgaacaagaaagCAACAGCAATTAAGGAAACCAAAGCAAAGAAGGAGGTTAAGAAACCAGCAAAGAAACCTTCTGCTACCGCTGCACCAAAGAAAGTGACCAAAAAGACTCCAGCTAAAGCTACTACTACCAAAAAGACTACCACTAAAAAGGCAGCTACGGCTAAACCAGCAGCAGCCAAAAAGACAGCAGCCAAAAAGGCAGCAGCTCCAAAGAAAGCCAAAGTTGCTAAAAAATAA
- a CDS encoding Dfr1 trimethoprim resistant dihydrofolate reductase (DHFR)e, with protein sequence MSKPVVTIIVAALKPLYGIGYQGSLPWRLRKEMAYFKRVTTRTSDPSLRNAVIMGRKTWDSIPSKFRPLPSRLNIILSRSFDNEVIDENLLHAKSVQDSLQLVKDKNIERVYVIGGAEIYNEFIKSGLVDNVLLTEIEHTETEKLDMDTFLKFDVNQWTKSSKSELIGFTGEEAIDDDIREDKFVYNYTLWQKQ encoded by the coding sequence ATGTCGAAGCCGGTTGTAACCATCATTGTTGCCGCACTCAAGCCATTGTATGGAATAGGATACCAAGGTAGCCTTCCGTGGCGATTACGTAAAGAGATGGCTTATTTTAAGAGAGTTACAACGCGTACTAGTGACCCATCATTAAGAAACGCCGTGATTATGGGAAGGAAAACTTGGGACTCAATACCATCGAAGTTTAGACCCTTGCCTAGTAGGCTTAATATTATATTATCCAGGTCATTTGACAATGAAGTGATTGATGAGAACCTTCTACATGCAAAGTCGGTTCAAGACTCATTACAGCTTGTAAAGGATAAAAATATTGAACGCGTTTATGTCATTGGTGGGGCCGAGATCTACAACgagtttatcaaaagtGGATTAGTTGATAACGTCTTATTGactgaaattgaacatACTGAGACAGAGAAACTTGACATGGAcacatttttgaaatttgatgtAAATCAATGGACCAAACTGTCTAAATCGGAATTGATTGGATTCACGGGAGAGGAAGcgattgatgatgatattcGAGAAGATAAGTTTGTTTACAATTACACATTATGGCAGAAACAATAG
- a CDS encoding Tim54 protein (S. cerevisiae homolog TIM54 has protein channel activity, has role in protein import into mitochondrial inner membrane and localizes to inner membrane protein insertion complex), with protein sequence MSIVAKFQIFLAKFFLLAIYIDDPRLFNTDASSTMSEAKPEPPQPDAKPDAKPDIKPQPPKKKGFSNPALRMMGIPRISLPSRNWLIFWSVLIGVGSSIAYDKYEQKQIRKKWMASVSHLSEEVYTNDRIPRKLTIYIAPPPNDFLDESLRIFRRFIKPVLNAGSVDFEIFSESRQGDIRSAVAQRIRDLRIKEAEKGKIQPDQTKENGIGEPPEYVRRSDLYEPSDVLGLYKVFPQKIEIVSDDANNEVAGGIVCIGRGAFKEYISGIHEGLLGPLQKPQAIADEEARRAEAKAKDKEENPTKYSDDDDEDNDNLKPVPMKFINSSDYANAPLAPEFNMDTVLKDDKGIPLFFEQPVYVYSVPTIQGFKNVPRKMYRFFTKRFFADDYGERTTHIVNKDTRPFKEKDVLMAKEEEVDWPPNWVKKGTERGSEWVQELAYDDRVISRMRVFDVKK encoded by the coding sequence atgtcaattgttgcaaaatttcaaatttttttggcaaaattttttcttctcgCAATCTACATCGACGATCCTAGATTATTCAACACAGACGCCTCTTCTACAATGAGTGAAGCTAAACCGGAGCCACCACAGCCCGATGCCAAGCCTGATGCCAAGCCCGATATTAAGCCACAACCTcccaaaaagaaaggatTTTCCAACCCCGCGTTAAGAATGATGGGAATACCCAGAATTTCACTTCCATCTCGAAACTGGCTCATCTTTTGGTCAGTTCTTATAGGAGTCGGATCATCAATAGCCTATGATAAATACGAGCAAAAGCAGATTCGTAAAAAATGGATGGCTAGTGTGTCCCACTTAAGCGAAGAAGTATACACCAATGATAGAATACCTagaaaattgacaatttatATTGCACCCCCACcaaatgattttcttgatgaatcaTTGAGGATATTCCGCAGGTTTATTAAACCCGTGTTGAATGCCGGATCcgttgattttgaaatttttagtGAGAGTAGACAAGGGGATATTAGATCTGCTGTGGCACAAAGGATTAGAGATTTAAGAATTAAAGAAGCAGAAAAGGGGAAGATACAGCCAGACCAAACCAAAGAAAACGGTATCGGCGAACCGCCAGAGTATGTCAGACGATCGGACCTATACGAACCAAGTGACGTTCTCGGGTTGTATAAAGTTTTCCcacaaaagattgaaattgtctCTGATGATGCGAACAACGAAGTCGCAGGGGGAATTGTATGTATCGGAAGAGGCGCCTTTAAAGAATACATCAGTGGTATTCACGAAGGCTTACTTGGACCATTGCAAAAACCACAAGCAATTGCCGATGAAGAAGCTCGTAGAGCTgaagcaaaagcaaaagataAGGAGGAAAATCCAACCAAGTATAGcgacgatgatgacgaagacaatgacaatttgaaaccagtACCGATGAAGTTCATCAACTCGTCAGATTACGCCAATGCACCTTTAGCCCCTGAATTCAACATGGACACAGTACTCAAAGACGACAAGGGAATTCCATTATTCTTTGAACAACCAGTCTATGTTTATTCAGTCCCCACCATCCAAGGATTCAAGAATGTGCCGCGTAAAATGTACCGATTCTTTACAAAGAGATTTTTCGCTGATGATTATGGTGAGAGAACCACCCATATTGTAAATAAAGATACCAGACCGTTCAAAGAAAAGGATGTGTTGATGgccaaagaagaagaagttgacTGGCCACCAAACTGGGTTAAAAAGGGTACTGAAAGAGGTTCTGAATGGGTTCAGGAATTGGCATATGACGATAGAGTTATCTCAAGAATGAGAGTGTTTGATGTTAAAAAGTAG
- a CDS encoding Ecm39 mannosyltransferase (similar to S. cerevisiae Ecm39p, which has a in Calcofluor white resistance) yields MPRHEFSKTKTRISILTVLSIDSSMKRFNKLLDAALIALVTYHLVISPYTKVEESFNIQAIHDILNYGAFCTETIEKYDHKQFPGAVPRSFIGSLVLALLAKPVIFISSIFGKDLLQGEQTQLQTIVRGILGLTNALSLIRLRDQLNKVTFRDKKSNIKGFTGFWYSVLLLSQFHLIYYSSRTLPNFIALPLVNFGLSKLIVGDLSGLTWLAMTGVVFRMEVGVFAVVIAVVSSLVYGQSNIVANIVLLFAGGLFGTLTTLFIDSYFWGKPLVPELSSFIFNIVDGNAAEWGVEPWGAYFNKYLFKLFRPPVVLILSVIGFLNDPADDGVAITDTKAVRHPARNSLRILYTSSIIFIAIMSFQPHKEWRFIIYTIPIFTLQAANGLSNISIKWSLSFSNKLLTLIISFLVLVSALLSLQMGYISSFNYPGGEALEFANYYVSEHYSGRNVTLHIDVPACMTGITRFGELHREGVKYDKSETDVDYDTFDLVITRDLVHGWKLLHKAKIFKNLDLTTILKLIETQKADRSTLFVLLKIMVDEFFNGSNQTLKSLLQSTIALEDYIYVYEQPIKSEESVQEGIR; encoded by the coding sequence ATGCCACGGCAcgaattttcaaaaacaaaaacgagaatttcaattttaacAGTTCTATCCATTGACAGTTCAATGAAGAGATTCAATAAACTACTTGATGCCGCATTGATAGCATTGGTGACGTATCATCTCGTCATCTCTCCCTATACCAAAGTGGAGGAGTCCTTCAACATTCAAGCCATACATGATATTCTCAATTATGGTGCATTCTGCACAGAGACGATTGAAAAGTACGACCACAAGCAATTCCCTGGAGCAGTGCCGAGGTCGTTCATAGGCAGCTTGGTGCTTGCTTTATTAGCAAAGCCAGTCATTTTTATATCCTCTATTTTCGGTAAGGATCTATTGCAAGGGGAGCAAACTCAATTACAGACCATAGTTCGTGGTATCCTTGGTCTTACAAACGCATTGTCGCTAATTAGACTTAGAGATCAGCTAAACAAGGTAACATTCAGGGACAAAAAGAGTAATATCAAAGGATTTACTGGATTTTGGTACTctgttttgttgttatCACAATTTCATCTAATCTATTACTCCTCCCGAACATTACCAAACTTTATAGCTTTGCCACTTGTAAATTTTGGATTGAGCAAGTTGATTGTGGGCGACTTGTCGGGGTTGACATGGTTGGCAATGACTGGTGTTGTATTTAGAATGGAAGTGGGTGTATTTGCTGTGGTCATAGCAGTAGTTTCCTCCTTGGTATATGGACAATCGAatattgttgcaaatattgTGCTTCTATTTGCCGGGGGTTTATTCGGTACATTAACGACATTATTTATTGACTCCTATTTCTGGGGTAAGCCACTTGTTCCTGAGCTCAGTTcattcatcttcaacattgtcGATGGTAATGCAGCTGAATGGGGTGTTGAACCATGGGGAGCctatttcaacaaatatCTTTTCAAGTTATTCAGACCACCAGTGGTTCTCATTTTGTCTGTTATTGGGTTCTTGAATGACCCTGCCGATGATGGGGTAGCTATCACGGATACCAAGGCTGTGCGTCATCCAGCAAGAAACTCCTTGCGTATATTGTacacttcatcaatcattttTATTGCAATTATGTCTTTCCAACCGCATAAAGAATGGCGTTTTATCATTTACACTATACCAATATTTACCCTACAAGCAGCTAATGGGTTGAGCAATATCTCGATTAAGTGGAGTCTCAGCTTCTCAAACAAGTTGTTGACCTTGATTATCTCTTTCTTGGTTTTGGTTAGTGCGTTGCTTTCGTTACAAATGGGATATATCTCTAGTTTTAACTATCCTGGTGGAGAAGCCTTGGAATTTGCTAACTACTATGTGTCGGAACACTACAGTGGTAGAAATGTAACCCTCCATATTGATGTTCCAGCTTGTATGACCGGGATCACCCGATTTGGTGAGCTACATCGTGAGGGGGTAAAGTACGATAAATCAGAGACTGACGTAGATTATGACACCTTTGATTTAGTTATCACCAGAGATTTAGTACACGGCTGGAAACTCCTACACAAAGCAAAgatattcaaaaatttggaCCTCACAACtatcttgaaattgattgaaacGCAAAAAGCTGATCGCTCAACGTTATTtgtacttttgaaaattatggtcgatgaatttttcaacgGGTCGAACCAAACTTTGAAAAGCTTGTTGCAATCCACTATTGCGTTGGAAGACTATATATATGTTTATGAACAGCCCATTAAACTGGAAGAAAGTGTTCAAGAGGGCATACGTTAA